A DNA window from Halogeometricum borinquense DSM 11551 contains the following coding sequences:
- a CDS encoding inorganic phosphate transporter, whose product MTGSVFWILVLLATITSLGTAWALGANSNSPPFAPAIGANAISTMRAAFLIGILAALGALAQGGSISETVGAGLIDGVAITSLAATAGLLTATAFMAFGVYTGYPVPAAFATTGAMVGVGLSLGGTPALATYRRIAIFWMLVPPVSGSLAYLTATLLRRDDIPETVGVPLLAGIVGSIVANVRLSVIPAPGGAKQNSLAGFVSGVMPAPSIAGVDPIVVIVTVLVGAGSFQYIRRRTIASVDKGVKTFLVVLGSVVAFSSGGSQVGLATGPLENLYGTELGLPGIVLSALGSIGILGGAWMGAPRLLQATSREYAQLGIRRSIAALVPGFIIAQLAIELGIPISFNNIIISGVIGGGLAGGSAGVSRRKIGVTLAFWLFTLVTSVAIGFGIYRVFASLLGV is encoded by the coding sequence ATGACCGGAAGTGTGTTCTGGATCTTGGTCCTGCTCGCGACGATCACTAGTCTTGGTACGGCGTGGGCGCTTGGGGCCAACAGTAACTCGCCCCCGTTCGCACCGGCAATCGGCGCGAACGCGATCTCGACGATGCGAGCCGCGTTTCTCATCGGCATCCTCGCTGCACTGGGTGCGCTCGCACAGGGTGGCAGCATCTCTGAGACGGTGGGCGCAGGACTCATCGACGGCGTCGCTATAACCTCGCTGGCAGCGACCGCAGGACTCCTGACTGCGACGGCGTTCATGGCTTTCGGCGTGTACACCGGCTATCCGGTTCCGGCGGCATTTGCGACAACAGGTGCGATGGTCGGGGTAGGGTTGTCGCTCGGCGGCACGCCGGCGTTAGCCACCTACCGTCGCATTGCGATATTCTGGATGCTGGTTCCCCCGGTCTCCGGATCGTTGGCGTATCTCACCGCCACGTTGCTACGACGGGACGACATTCCCGAGACGGTGGGAGTGCCACTGCTGGCTGGCATCGTCGGGAGTATCGTCGCGAACGTTCGACTGAGTGTCATTCCCGCTCCGGGAGGAGCCAAGCAGAACTCTCTCGCTGGATTCGTTTCAGGTGTCATGCCGGCTCCCTCAATCGCCGGTGTTGACCCCATAGTTGTTATTGTGACTGTTCTGGTCGGAGCCGGTAGCTTCCAGTATATCCGTCGTCGGACTATCGCCTCCGTCGATAAAGGAGTCAAGACGTTCTTGGTCGTGCTCGGAAGCGTCGTTGCCTTCTCTAGCGGCGGGAGTCAGGTCGGGTTAGCCACAGGGCCTCTCGAAAACCTCTACGGGACCGAACTCGGGCTACCGGGAATCGTCCTCTCGGCGCTCGGATCAATCGGCATCCTTGGCGGCGCGTGGATGGGTGCCCCACGGCTGCTCCAGGCAACGTCCCGAGAATACGCCCAACTCGGTATTCGTCGCTCTATCGCAGCGCTCGTCCCGGGATTTATTATCGCACAACTCGCCATCGAACTCGGCATCCCCATCTCGTTCAATAATATCATCATCTCGGGGGTTATTGGAGGCGGACTCGCAGGGGGGTCGGCAGGTGTCTCTCGGAGAAAAATCGGAGTCACACTAGCGTTCTGGCTCTTCACACTCGTCACATCAGTCGCCATCGGATTTGGGATCTACCGGGTGTTCGCATCACTTCTCGGCGTGTAA
- a CDS encoding right-handed parallel beta-helix repeat-containing protein, whose amino-acid sequence MVDIELKNEDGKIVGYDSNGNKIPIRFGETEHDSVTTEVSHTKQDPVVNVKAWGAKGDGSTNDTQAIRDALSYLKEEGGGRLFFPAGTYVVCENSGPEKTFDLTDKPNLEICGVGYASHIKAKDGVAEGVDAGVVIFHGGENADIHDLRVDGRRSTQGKLSGSSDGGNFVQLGANSTLHNVWSVNSTGDGVETVGDGVSVSDCLFRNNEKRDIHIRGSNTSVNDNLCENCQEGFAIKVGTATTEKGNISTVEITDNVIDNPVTGGISIGQKSAWATDATIVSNRIVDSGGHGIRSETAAKGLEIAGNTVVKSAKDGIHVTVTERSAADCIRPQVTNNTVRDSGNSGIAVSNLTQERVSAAVASPRIKDNDVFGAGQAACRVSNTDDPRIDSNTFEGSQKQGLHVTSSVTLSRVRIRDNDIIDNNQADSSFDGIRTYADNASISALVIRGNEIDSVGEPQHQRGISIWDGAGSYSSVHLRDNTVMNQTEVAYGISESDWYSVVRGNYPSEVVDVRSLTEYEGNKAYHDGSGEMPSGPAFYDVYEKKWTSLVDGTTSI is encoded by the coding sequence ATGGTAGATATTGAACTCAAGAACGAAGACGGGAAGATTGTCGGATACGATAGCAACGGAAATAAGATACCGATACGCTTTGGAGAGACAGAACACGACTCGGTCACTACAGAGGTATCTCACACGAAACAAGACCCCGTCGTCAACGTCAAAGCGTGGGGTGCCAAAGGAGATGGCTCGACGAACGACACACAGGCCATCCGAGATGCACTATCGTATCTCAAAGAAGAGGGTGGCGGTCGTCTATTTTTCCCAGCCGGAACGTACGTTGTCTGCGAAAACTCGGGTCCGGAGAAAACGTTCGACTTAACAGACAAACCGAATCTAGAGATCTGCGGTGTCGGATACGCATCGCATATTAAAGCAAAAGATGGAGTCGCTGAGGGAGTTGATGCTGGAGTTGTCATCTTCCATGGTGGAGAAAACGCTGATATCCATGATTTACGGGTTGACGGTCGGCGTTCGACACAGGGAAAACTCTCCGGCAGTTCTGACGGAGGTAATTTCGTCCAACTGGGCGCGAACAGTACCTTGCATAACGTCTGGTCAGTCAACTCAACGGGGGATGGCGTCGAAACAGTTGGCGACGGTGTGAGTGTCTCGGATTGTCTCTTCCGCAATAATGAGAAACGGGATATCCATATTCGGGGCTCAAACACTAGTGTGAACGACAATTTATGTGAAAATTGTCAGGAAGGCTTCGCTATCAAAGTCGGTACGGCGACTACCGAGAAGGGGAACATATCAACGGTTGAGATCACAGACAACGTCATCGATAATCCCGTCACTGGCGGAATTAGTATCGGACAGAAGAGCGCATGGGCGACAGACGCGACAATCGTATCGAACCGGATCGTTGATTCGGGGGGCCACGGAATCCGCTCTGAGACCGCGGCCAAAGGCCTCGAAATTGCAGGCAATACCGTTGTGAAGTCTGCGAAGGACGGGATTCATGTGACTGTTACTGAGCGTTCTGCGGCCGACTGTATCCGACCACAAGTTACGAATAACACTGTCAGGGATTCAGGTAACTCTGGGATTGCCGTGTCTAATCTGACACAAGAGCGCGTGAGTGCCGCAGTGGCTTCGCCGCGAATCAAAGATAATGACGTGTTCGGGGCGGGACAAGCGGCGTGCCGAGTCTCGAACACTGACGACCCGCGCATCGACAGCAATACATTCGAAGGATCACAAAAGCAGGGTCTCCACGTTACATCTTCGGTTACACTCTCTCGAGTCCGAATCCGAGATAATGATATTATAGACAACAACCAGGCAGACTCGTCGTTTGATGGCATCAGAACCTATGCCGACAACGCGAGCATCAGCGCGCTCGTTATCCGGGGTAACGAGATTGACTCGGTTGGGGAGCCACAACATCAGAGGGGTATTAGCATTTGGGATGGGGCTGGCAGTTACTCGTCAGTACATCTGCGTGATAACACGGTGATGAATCAAACTGAAGTTGCGTACGGAATCTCTGAAAGTGATTGGTACAGTGTTGTTCGGGGTAACTACCCGTCTGAAGTCGTCGATGTGCGGTCTCTAACGGAGTACGAAGGAAATAAGGCGTATCACGATGGGTCGGGCGAAATGCCGTCTGGGCCTGCGTTTTACGACGTTTATGAGAAGAAGTGGACGTCTCTCGTTGACGGAACGACCTCCATCTAA
- a CDS encoding pentapeptide repeat-containing protein, whose protein sequence is MAPRSGWGWTKRTTVTSADFAGVDLSGADCSDANLTGVNLRKTDVSSADLRDATVLPAVCDGANFAKSVMNTGTRVGIEHQRALFGRGVRQWGRDAEDHDRTARGVHALREAAAENGLRGKARRLRLRERKERRREAGRSCVERPFGMATLRNWTSWLGSWLASFGTGYGISVTRPAFLMIGLIAVFALVYRTVLPTALETFGEAVAFSAKTFILAGLDSAFSAMPPLVQVIYLIEYLCGKIFTVLIGYILATRDNP, encoded by the coding sequence ATCGCACCTAGATCTGGCTGGGGCTGGACCAAACGCACTACGGTTACCAGTGCAGATTTCGCAGGTGTGGACCTGTCTGGGGCTGACTGTTCCGATGCAAACCTCACTGGAGTGAACCTCCGGAAGACGGATGTCTCGAGTGCTGACCTGAGAGATGCCACCGTACTGCCAGCGGTTTGTGACGGAGCTAACTTTGCGAAGTCAGTGATGAATACGGGAACTCGGGTCGGCATCGAACACCAACGCGCACTCTTCGGTCGGGGGGTCCGTCAGTGGGGTCGAGATGCAGAAGATCACGACCGCACCGCACGCGGCGTCCATGCACTCCGAGAAGCGGCTGCCGAGAATGGCTTGCGAGGGAAGGCTCGCCGTCTCCGACTCCGAGAACGGAAAGAACGCCGCAGAGAGGCAGGCCGTAGTTGTGTGGAACGGCCATTTGGGATGGCAACACTTCGGAATTGGACTTCCTGGCTCGGATCTTGGCTGGCATCATTTGGAACCGGCTATGGAATCAGTGTCACACGCCCTGCCTTCCTCATGATTGGTCTCATTGCTGTGTTTGCCCTGGTCTATCGTACGGTTCTCCCAACAGCCTTGGAAACGTTCGGTGAGGCAGTCGCGTTCAGCGCGAAAACATTCATTTTGGCTGGACTCGATAGCGCGTTTTCCGCGATGCCGCCCCTCGTTCAGGTGATCTATCTGATTGAGTATCTGTGTGGGAAAATATTCACCGTGTTGATCGGATATATTCTCGCAACTCGAGACAATCCGTGA
- a CDS encoding universal stress protein yields the protein MPPSHVLVPLDGSPLADEALAHAIDTFDCPVTVLNVVTPLDSSMSEGGIVGNDESRREAAHERANELIETARRRAAESGRNLDTAVEMGEPAETILEYVDDHDVDHIIMGGHGGSQSELVSRLLGTVATTVVSEAPVTVTVVR from the coding sequence ATGCCTCCCTCCCACGTACTCGTTCCGCTGGACGGATCGCCGCTGGCAGATGAGGCGCTGGCCCACGCTATCGACACGTTCGACTGCCCGGTGACAGTATTAAACGTCGTGACCCCCCTCGACAGTTCGATGAGTGAGGGAGGAATCGTCGGCAACGACGAGTCCCGACGCGAAGCCGCACACGAGCGCGCGAACGAACTCATCGAGACCGCGCGACGACGAGCCGCCGAGTCTGGCCGAAACCTCGATACGGCCGTTGAGATGGGTGAACCCGCCGAAACCATCCTCGAGTACGTCGATGACCACGATGTCGACCACATAATCATGGGCGGTCACGGCGGGTCGCAGAGTGAACTCGTCAGTCGCCTTCTCGGGACAGTCGCCACGACGGTCGTCAGCGAGGCGCCGGTGACAGTGACCGTCGTTCGGTGA
- a CDS encoding outer membrane protein assembly factor BamB family protein, which produces MVGRNAGHTRQVAAGPTDPETVWTTELEQVRATQTPALVDGRLYVPSNAVSDTARHRYRIHALSAATGAERWQVPLRSEPNAPPAVSGNQIIVTARRSLEQGRIVCFQKRDGDEEWLVDVNARLTAPPTVNNGIVYIPDWRGRVHALSVSNGSVLWSRLVDASESGRTFTEPVAVNNETLYLGSQSGTTGIVALDATTGETRWTKPTPAVTGGPVVHTNGIIVQSHHLVIAFDADGTCRWSFNAPGDAVRPIAVDDRHVYVSTRNALYAIDWTGEKAWEYEPSGTQVGMPTVAGDTVLIRGSNHLTALSSVTGEKQWTTHPAVSGRAVVTPEAIFMSAGGAVIAHGAT; this is translated from the coding sequence ATGGTCGGTCGAAACGCCGGGCATACTCGACAGGTCGCTGCGGGGCCAACCGATCCCGAGACTGTTTGGACAACCGAACTAGAGCAGGTTCGAGCCACCCAAACGCCCGCACTCGTTGATGGCCGTTTATACGTCCCGAGCAACGCTGTCTCCGACACGGCGCGCCACCGGTACCGAATCCACGCACTGAGCGCGGCGACTGGCGCCGAGCGCTGGCAGGTCCCGCTTCGGTCGGAACCGAACGCACCGCCCGCCGTAAGTGGGAACCAGATTATCGTTACAGCACGGCGGTCGCTTGAACAGGGCCGCATCGTTTGCTTCCAGAAGCGGGACGGTGACGAGGAGTGGCTCGTTGATGTTAACGCGAGACTCACAGCTCCTCCGACAGTCAACAATGGTATCGTCTACATCCCGGACTGGCGCGGGCGTGTCCACGCGCTGTCGGTGTCCAACGGGTCCGTACTGTGGTCTCGTCTCGTAGACGCGAGTGAATCTGGGCGAACGTTCACAGAACCGGTCGCCGTCAATAATGAGACGCTCTATCTTGGCTCGCAATCGGGCACCACTGGTATAGTCGCTCTCGACGCCACAACCGGCGAAACACGGTGGACGAAACCAACGCCTGCTGTGACTGGCGGTCCAGTCGTACACACGAACGGCATCATTGTACAAAGTCACCACCTCGTCATCGCGTTCGACGCCGATGGCACGTGTCGGTGGTCGTTCAACGCTCCCGGAGACGCTGTCAGACCAATTGCAGTCGATGACCGGCACGTGTACGTGTCTACCCGGAATGCGCTCTACGCAATCGACTGGACGGGGGAGAAAGCCTGGGAGTATGAACCGTCGGGGACACAAGTCGGGATGCCGACAGTGGCCGGCGATACGGTACTCATTCGGGGGAGCAACCATCTGACAGCGCTCTCCAGTGTAACTGGTGAAAAACAGTGGACGACGCATCCGGCGGTCAGTGGACGTGCAGTTGTGACTCCTGAAGCGATTTTCATGTCCGCAGGTGGTGCTGTGATCGCACACGGTGCAACGTGA
- a CDS encoding alkaline phosphatase D family protein, with the protein MAEDPSIDRDGSDHNRRTFLQAVGSSTVAAAGLSGTVSAESDGNEASSEQSDDDESNGETPNNTQTIPLTHGVASGDVTATTAVVWARTADTATLQVQYSTDDEFDSTQRQTTTVADSTDYTGHVRLTELQPATRYYYRVWATAGTSDESNEAVTSDGDTASVPDSTVEGTFVTPPKATDDGAVTFAWSGDTWGYGPIPVDPPFEGLQTIAERQPDFFLYHGDTIYADAKTPAGRVTSDTSLADALDIYRGKYKEMRVPPESVAEQTYLRSLLAATSVVSIWDDHEVQNNFAGSIEPLMPSGRQAFIEYWPIDQSQQVTGTEASRLYRSFRWGAHLELFVLDTRQYRDPNLELKQKTLLGREQLEWLKSSLSASDATWKVIASPAPLGQPSDTWATPTERTGYEAELVELISYINTEEIANVVSVAGDVHYSQVSGFDPNDDGEFEFYEAVAGPLGAYPSTPEELYSPLNPTAFFSKGGYFNFGTVSVDESGDTLTIGIYDESGDEQFTKTIKATPASDGDVPERIESTFDDDAEGWLIAQNGSSNTPEYYSEDGNPSGHIGDSEDKGGVTWYYQAPFKFLGPRDAFYGGTLAFDLRQEETDQQFDAALPVGGDIVLSGSGMTLVYEFRGDNSKPETDWTSFEVSLSADDDWINIDSQDPFATEDEFRAVLSDLTQFRIRGEYRTGLDQSRLDNVVLTRE; encoded by the coding sequence ATGGCTGAGGACCCTAGCATCGACAGAGACGGATCGGACCATAATCGCCGTACCTTTCTCCAAGCCGTTGGCTCATCAACAGTTGCAGCCGCCGGCTTATCCGGCACGGTGAGTGCTGAATCGGATGGTAATGAAGCAAGTAGCGAACAGTCAGACGACGATGAGTCGAATGGAGAGACGCCGAACAACACGCAAACCATCCCGCTCACCCACGGCGTCGCGTCGGGTGACGTTACCGCGACGACTGCTGTCGTGTGGGCACGAACAGCCGACACGGCGACACTACAAGTGCAGTACAGTACTGACGACGAGTTCGACTCGACCCAACGACAAACCACAACGGTTGCCGACTCGACAGATTACACCGGACACGTTCGACTAACAGAACTTCAGCCGGCGACTCGGTACTATTACCGCGTCTGGGCGACAGCCGGAACGAGCGACGAGAGTAATGAAGCAGTAACGTCCGACGGCGACACGGCCTCTGTGCCGGATTCGACAGTCGAGGGAACCTTCGTCACCCCACCCAAAGCAACCGACGACGGGGCAGTCACGTTCGCTTGGAGCGGTGATACGTGGGGGTATGGACCCATTCCCGTAGACCCACCCTTCGAGGGCCTCCAAACGATTGCCGAGCGACAACCAGACTTCTTCCTCTATCACGGTGACACCATCTATGCGGACGCCAAGACGCCGGCTGGTCGGGTTACCTCGGACACATCACTTGCGGATGCGCTCGACATCTACCGGGGAAAGTACAAGGAGATGCGTGTCCCGCCTGAGTCAGTCGCCGAGCAAACGTATCTTCGCTCCCTGCTTGCAGCAACCTCGGTCGTCAGCATTTGGGACGATCACGAGGTCCAGAACAACTTTGCGGGCTCTATCGAACCGCTGATGCCGTCCGGTCGGCAGGCCTTCATAGAGTACTGGCCGATCGACCAAAGCCAGCAGGTGACCGGGACGGAAGCCAGTCGATTGTACCGCTCGTTCCGCTGGGGAGCCCATCTCGAACTGTTCGTTCTGGACACGCGGCAGTACCGCGATCCCAATCTCGAACTGAAACAGAAAACGTTACTCGGTCGTGAGCAACTGGAATGGTTGAAGAGCTCTCTGTCGGCGTCCGACGCGACATGGAAGGTGATCGCCTCCCCAGCACCCCTTGGCCAGCCCTCCGATACGTGGGCAACACCGACAGAGCGGACCGGATACGAAGCAGAACTGGTGGAACTGATCTCGTATATCAATACCGAGGAGATTGCCAACGTCGTCAGCGTCGCTGGCGACGTGCATTACTCGCAGGTCAGTGGGTTCGATCCCAATGACGACGGCGAGTTTGAATTCTACGAGGCTGTCGCCGGCCCACTTGGTGCGTACCCGAGTACGCCGGAAGAACTCTATTCGCCACTCAATCCGACAGCATTCTTTTCGAAAGGCGGATACTTCAACTTCGGGACGGTCAGCGTTGACGAGTCGGGAGACACCCTTACGATTGGCATCTACGACGAAAGCGGCGACGAACAGTTCACAAAGACGATCAAGGCGACACCGGCCTCCGACGGCGACGTTCCCGAACGCATCGAGAGTACTTTCGACGACGACGCGGAGGGCTGGCTAATCGCTCAAAATGGGAGCTCCAACACTCCCGAATACTACTCCGAGGACGGAAATCCCAGTGGACATATTGGTGATAGCGAGGACAAGGGCGGGGTTACCTGGTACTATCAAGCCCCGTTCAAATTCCTCGGTCCCCGAGACGCATTCTATGGGGGCACGCTCGCTTTCGATCTGCGCCAAGAAGAGACGGACCAGCAGTTCGATGCTGCCCTTCCGGTAGGAGGAGACATCGTTCTCAGCGGTTCGGGGATGACACTCGTCTACGAATTCCGTGGCGACAACTCCAAGCCCGAAACCGACTGGACGTCGTTCGAAGTGTCGCTTTCGGCGGACGACGACTGGATCAATATCGACTCACAAGACCCGTTCGCCACCGAAGATGAGTTCCGTGCGGTGCTTTCGGACCTCACACAGTTCCGTATCCGAGGTGAGTATCGCACTGGACTCGATCAGAGCCGACTCGACAACGTCGTTCTCACACGCGAGTGA
- a CDS encoding DUF7344 domain-containing protein → MSNDFDTVTSRSELHAHPYRRRLLICLDRHITLSVADIADELAVWARACPLSEIPAEDVKDIYMELYHTHLPKLKRANVIVYDQERDLVSLPGYGADAVADLRIVDEQDTDGSDDTVRS, encoded by the coding sequence ATGTCCAACGACTTTGATACAGTGACGAGCCGTTCCGAACTTCATGCCCACCCTTACCGCCGCCGACTGCTGATCTGCCTTGACCGCCATATAACCCTCTCGGTAGCCGATATTGCGGACGAATTGGCAGTTTGGGCTCGTGCCTGTCCACTTAGTGAAATACCTGCCGAGGACGTGAAGGACATCTATATGGAACTGTATCACACGCATCTCCCGAAACTAAAGCGTGCCAACGTCATCGTGTACGACCAGGAACGCGATCTCGTTTCGCTGCCAGGATACGGTGCTGATGCAGTAGCCGACCTCCGAATCGTTGATGAGCAGGATACAGACGGATCTGACGATACTGTCCGTTCCTGA